TGTGCGGTGTCTAAATTAGTACAAAGGCCGTCACGCTTCGACGCCGTTCAAGTAGAGAACAAATGAAGCTCACCCGTGCGTGCCCTTCACGGGATGGAAGGTTGCTTTAGCGCGTTTCTTTTTGGTTGCTGTTTGATTGCTTCCGGCTGCCCTACTGCACATACGCTGctcgcgtgtgcctgtgtacgtgtgcgtgtcccTCCTGTCCTCTGCATCTCGTGTCCTCCACGACCACGTCGAAAGGAAAGCGAAGAAAGGGGAGTGGACAGAGAGCAGGAAAGAGAAATCGGTGATGCGTGTGCCGCGTGCAGACAACGAGGGCCTCACTCGCACAGCGCGAGAGAGCGGAAGAGTAGCGGAGAGAATGAAAGTTTGAAACAAAGGCCTTCACGCACAGGAGGGATCAACCCTCCCATCCCCCACGCCTGCTCGACATCGGTCATCAACGTCCACGATCAAACGTGCACAACGCTCCACGTTAGGCAGGTGGACAGGGCAGCACGTGATGAACCCACACAAGTTAATAAACGTTAAAGATACAAGAGAGggtgagaaagagaaaaaagaaaagcgGAAGGCATAGGCACGCCCCAGCCATGCAGAGTCCACTAGAAGTACACCACTTGTAAAACCACAAAcacgaaaaaggaaagaacCACACCCTTTTGTAACTATCAGCAGCAACAGGGCAAAAGACAGATCGCGCAAGAAGCATCCTGGCTGATACGTTTTCGACTTCAagcaccggcaccgcagAGATCCTCTGCGACATTTACACtgtgagagagggaaagacgCGACACCGGCGTCAACAACAACGTATTGGTACCACTACCCATCGGCCTCGGCACCTCCCCGCGGTTCGCTCAAAAGAAGCCCGGACCGCCGCgggggcgacggcgaccATTGCCTGCGCCTCCAAAGGCACCTGGGAAGCCGCCAGCCTGGAAGCCACCGCCTCCAAACATCATGTTCATCACAGTGACAATATCCTCCTGgctcgcaccgccgccaaagCCGCTTGGCATGTTGGCCCCCTCCACGTCATTGTCCATCTGACCTGAGTCGTACATGCGCTTCTTTTTAGGGTCCGACAGGACGCCAAAGGCCTCACCGACCTCCTTGAACTGCGTCTCCGCATGCGACTTCTCCTCTTCGCTTGCGTGCGCCCACTTGTCTGGGTGCCACTGCAGACACGCTTTCTTGTAAGCCCGCTTGATGGCATCCTGGTTAGACTCGTGTTGAGGCAGACCGAGTATTTTGTAGTAGTCCTTGCGCTTCGCACGCTTGGCGCGCGCCttcagctggcgcagctccgctaCGAACTGGTTATCCTCTTCGGCGGCCTGCTGCATGTCCCGCACCGCCTCATCGAAGTTCTCCAGCTGCTCTTGaatgcggctgcggcgagcGTAGATTTTCGCAGAAGTGGCGCCGTTGCTGATGGCGTAGTCGCAGTCGAGGAGAGCGCCCTTGTAGTCGTTCAAGTTCAtcttcgccgctgcccggttgctgcgcagcgtAGCATTCATGCGGGCGTTGGTCTGGTCGCACTCGACCGCTCGCGTGTACTCGTCGACAGCCACCTTGGCGTTCTTGTTCTTGAAGGCGGCGTTGCCGGCGTCTTTGTGTGACTCTACAGCCCGGATGCGCTTCAGCAAGATACGCGCCTTGGTGTTGTCGGGGTCCATCTGTAGCGTCTCTCGCAAAATATTCTGCGCGCTGGAGAAGCCTTCCTGGCCGCGGTAGTATAGCACCAGTGCACGCAGATAGAGGTAGTAAGGGTCAGAGCCGTGCGTGTACgcgaagggggagaggacTCTGGATGCCTCATCCGGCGACGAAGgcacgtgcgcctctgcGTAGAGAAACGCCAGTGTCGAGGAGCCAGGAAAGTCGCGATACGGGCCGGCGAGTGCTCTACTCGCCTCTGCAAAGCAGCCGGTCTCTATCAGCTGCCGCCCGCGCGGCACAACTTTGCTGGCCTGCTCCGCACTATTCAACAACTCCCTGAGGTGCTTCACGTCCTGTGGCGTGGCCTTTGGCGACGTCGACACGGCCGTCAGACCCGCCCTCAGCGCCTCCGAAGCGCGGTCAAACAAGCCTAGATTACACAATGCGCTGTGCAGACGCGAGTACGCCTTCACAAATGCTCTAtccatcgccaccgccttctccgcgtcgTGAGCGGCTTCCTGGTATTGCCCCCTCTTCAAGTATGCCGCACTGCGGTTCGAGTAGAGCACCGGTTCATCTGGATGGGCCTCGATAGCGGCGCTATAGTGCTGAATCGCCTCCTCGAATGCGTTCGACTTGAACGCCTGATTGCCCTGCTCCTTCAGAGCCTCCCAGTTGCCCTTGCCGCTAGAACTTGCGGCGGGCGCTTCATCCTGTGTCATGGAGATTCGCAAAGTACACGCGCGTGggcacactcacacacacacaaagaaaaaggagagaaacacgctcagcagcagcagaagtaCCGTTCCACAGCAAGACAAACAATGCGCAGATGAGGAAAGAGGGATAAATGGGAGAAAAGCACGAAAGATTACGGAGATGATAATAgcacaggagagagagaggggagggggtcacCACAACCAAGCGAAGCCCGAAAGAAGCCAACAAGGGGAAGAAAAGAGAGGAACACAAACGGAGACGCCCGGGAGTACAACAGAACGAAAAGAGTGGGAGGGAGATGAAACAGCAAAGCACAAGGctggggagaggaaggggatGCGATACAAGCGCCTCTCAGCTTTCCAATGGTAGTCGCTCAAATGAGGCACGCCACCGAAAAAGGAGCTCAGAAAGCGCTAGTGTATGGGTATAATCTTCTGCCCGGTGATGTGGGAGATGAAAACGCAGCGATGTAGGGTGCAACGTCGTCAGAGAGAAGAAATGTGCAAAAGGAAGGAGGtagtgggagggggggggagttgCCGAAGAGTCTCAACAAGCTGTCTCTCACAACCCCTACATCCCTGTGCAGGTGAAGCGCGCCAGCTCACCGTGGCCGGTCGCTTGGCGCGCCATACACCGAGACGGGTGTGCTTTGCTGGCGAAGAAGGTGCAAAGACGTCTCCTATAGGTGCACAATTCGTgatgtggccgccgccatcatGGATGTGCGTGGCATCAGTGCAAACATGCGGATCTTTTTGTGACTCTTTTGCTTTCCCTTTGCTAAAATGCGGCGTTTGCCACCCGGCTCCATATGACAGCAGTGAAACCTCGCTgaaatacacacacgcaccgaaGAAGCAAGAGCGAGAGTGATATGCAACCTAGAAGCAAGCACAGCGAGTCAGGCAGCAATAGATAAATGAAGCGCGTTTgaaagaacgaaaaaaaagagtggcaaaagaggaagaaaacATACAAAACGGAACGAAGGGAAGTCAAGAGTGGGATGTACATTGCTGTGGTggtccacacacacgcacagataCGCAAAGGCGAGAGACGTCGACAAAGACTGCGGCGtggcaacacacacacacgcagtaCATGAAGAAATCTAAagggaaaacaacaaaagaggAAATCATAGTAACGGCACTCTTTTTTGTACAAACAGAACGAAAAACGACCAACACAGCAACAGGAGACAAGAAAAGAGAGCAAAACAAGAGGAAAAATAAACCGAGAGGAGAGCCAACACACCGGagacaacagcagcagacggGTACTTCTCAACTCATGTTTGCCTTTGTTTTCGACATTCTAGGTtagcgggaggaggagggggggggtataACCGAATATGAATGCTGCTGCAAAGGAGGGAAACGAGAGACAACGATGAACAGAGTTACATCGGAGTCCAAGCACCGCACCTGAAAAAcgaacgccgccgtcgcagaaTGTGGGTGGACAAACATTtgagcaaaaaaaaacggaaggaaaaagggaaaaagggaggagagggaccTTTTGACATGGCTTTGGTCATGATGCCCGTGTGTTCTTTCGTTGCCGTTGTGCTGGCAGTGGTGATGTTTGTGGTGGTTGCGCGAGTCTTCTTTCTGTTCGTCTCCTCCACAAACCCCAAGATGGAGTCGCCGGCAAGGAACTCGTGGAGAGACAAgcaaaggaaagagaaacaaGGCGGTGCGGACTGCGCGGGGGCCCCGCAACTGCCTGTAACCGTTCTCCCGTTAATCTGCCCCTCCCTTGTTGAGTACAGCGGGGCACAAGCGCATTGCTTTCTGCTTTCACCTTTCCCCTCTATTCCGCTTGGTTCGTCATCATGCACACTAGCACGAGGCGAATTGGTGGGAAAGATTGACCGTTTCTTTCGGAGCCGGCTCCCGAAAGTACTActgcacaaacacgcacgcatgcacgcacaaaACATGTCGGAAGCCTACAAACGTATAAGAAAATGACTGGTATGATATATCGTTAGCGTCGGTGTGCCTTTTAGCAAAGTCGTCTTACTTCCTGAGGTGTGTGTACGGAATGGCCTTACCAATCGAGCACTTCACCTCTTCAACGCGGTCAGCAACAAGACTACATCCTGCCCCTCCCGCCCTcacccaccacacacaccctcgGTGGAGCACAGTGAAGGTAGTGGAGCGTCGCGAATTCCCTTTTTCCGTCACGCCCACACAGTTGCACTAAagcaacaacacacacacacacacacacacacacacacatagaggCACGGTAACACGTacacagagaagaggagaaaaggCAAGGAAACACGCAAACAAGAAGTTATATTAGAGGGGCTTTTAACTTCGGAAAGCaacgagagaggagaagcgggAAAACGATAAAACACATTAGATGATATCAGAACGtcgaagagagggagaagaacaagaagagagaaacagatAAGTGTGGGTGTGGCTGCTGTTTGAACACTTCAGCCAGATTACGAAGAAATGggtggaggtgcagcggaCTCTCTCACATCCCTTGATGCGCATATTTCTACGAATTTTTTCTTTTGGGGGGGGTTGCTGTGAAGCtttgacggcgccgctgtcctaATCAACGTCCATGTGCCGTGACTTCCTCTCCCCGACCCTTACCTCAGCCTTCCCCCACCTTGCCACCTTTGCGAGTTGAAGCAACAACGAAAGCCTCACCGCTGCAGTGACCTCACCCTCCTTGCAGCGGCTCCCGAGAGCACCACACCTCTCTCATCCCGCTCGGAGCTTCCCTTATCTGGATAGCTCTCCCAGAGTCATTGCTCCCCTGCAACATGCTTGACAGCTGCATCAGGAAAATGAGGCAAGAGACACTCTtgctttgtgtgtgcgtatgtgcgtgtgcggggagggggcaaacAGGGTCCATCACACGCCAAGGAAGGGGCGAGCAAACCCTTACGCCGATCGCAAAGAGCAGCGTTTCGTCTGTaagaaggaaagagggagagaatgATAGTTGCCAGATAAGTACCTCTAGGAGGCAAGCAAGCGAGTGAGCAGAAGCACAACTTTAAAAATGGGAGGTGTAAGTCGTGACTCGTCGAGGACGGAGAAGAGGCGAAGAGAGACCAAGCGAGGAAGCCCATCCAAAACAAGAAAGAAACCTCCTCCTAAGccaacacaaaaaaagagacaCTCACATCTGCACGTGAGGGAGAAGAATAAACGGACGTGGaagagacagacacacgcgcgaggATCAAAGCAGAAAACACCATCACCACACCATTCGTTGTCGTCTGCCGTGACCGCCCTGGCTCGCCACGTACGCGCAGGGGGCGGGCAGCAGCTCTAGGGGGTGTCACCGCGGGACAGCATCGACTTTGACACCGCAAACGATGGAAGGAACAGCATCTCGCGCAGCATATCGTTGCGCGTCGCCGCGATCACATCTCGGCACCAGTCGTTCACTGCGAACGAGATACCAAACGTAAGGCTACTCACCGTGAAAGAGAAGGGCATTTTGCGGTAGAGGAAGGCAACCGTTTTAGGGCTTTTGAGCAGCGATTGCACGGAGCTCGTGCCCAGCTGCGCGTACACGACACGCTCCGCCTGGCGATTACGCTTCATGACGTTCAGTGGGTACGTTATCACGGAGCCGGCCAGCCCCGACGTTGCGCCAGCGGCCATATACTGCAAAAAGGTATGGCATCCGAATCGCTCCTTCAAGTAGTCATATAAGGCAAACCCGATGCCGCCGAGAACACCCACGCCCATCATGGAAAGGTAGCAGCCTTTCCACAGTGAGCCGATGCCGTGACGTCGAGCCATGgcacgcagcagccagaAATATGACTGAAAGCTGGGAACGGCGTTCACAgcgacacgcgtgcgcagaAGATCGAGTGGGTATACGATCGTCGTCCCaagcgacgcggcggcagcgccggcggcgaagTTGGTGTACGGTGTGGCCACATGCGAGTACATTAGCCGCTCTGCCAACAGCTGAAACATATCGAAGAAGCAGTACGTTAAGGCACCGTACGGTACTACGCGCAGCATTGTGACGTGGCCCGACGTCCACATGTTCGGGCTCTGCTTGACGACTTGGtacagcagctgcgctcccTTCTTTGCCGAGGTTTTCTCGGTCATGTCCACTTGATACAGAATTTTGAGCCGGTCAAAAGGCAAGGACAAAAACTtggccgtggcggcagctACCCCGCCGCAGAGGAATGCCTCCGGCAGCGTCACAATGTTGTGGCGCGACGAGTACACAACCGTCGTCTCGTAGTAgttgcgcgtgcgtcgctTTACAAGATCATTCACAGTGAAGCTCGTCGCGGTGGCAATGGGGCCTTTGATCCAGTTCATGGCAAGGCCCTTGTAGAGCCCCTGGCGGATCCCTTCCTCCCGATACACCGTTCGTAATGCGTCAATGACACTCGAGTAGCGCCGTGGGGTGACCTgcatgcgccgccgcacaaTATCCAGCGGGTATGTCGCCGACTGCGCGAGCAAGCCTGCAAATCCGCCAGCTACCAGTCGCTGATACGTTGGGATGTCCTTGTCCGACTTCAGGTTGGATACTTTTACAATGTAGTGCTTAAGCGTCTCAAAGCACGCAAAGCTACAGCCCGCGTAGGGGACAATGCCCACAAGCGTAGGGAAAAGGCCGCCATAGAGGGAGAGAATACCTTGCCTAGATGTCGCTTCTTTGAAAGCGGCGCTATAGCTAGGAAAGCGCCGCTTGCCGGAGCTGCTACGCGCTGCAAATCGGGCACGCATGAGGTCCAGTGGGTAGGTACAGGTAGTCGAAGTGGCCCCTGCCAGCGAGCCGCTAATGAAACGCAGCGTCACCGCCCGCGCCTCGTCGGGCGAGCCGTCTGGATTGCTGCGACTGAACATGAAGCGCAGCTTGCTGTGGTAGAAGTCGAATGAAGCATAGGTGATAGCCGCGTATGGAACGACACGGAGCATCGTCGCGCCATTGCCAATCCACAAGCCAGTAATGCCAAACTTTTGCACTGTCTCCACGCCGAGGTAGACAGCCTCGCGCAGGCTAAAGTGACGTGTCGGCTCCACCTGGAAAATAATCTTGACACGGTCACCGGGCGCGATGACAGTCTTGCTCACAGCGCCAGCGatgccgccggcagcgaaaCTCTCGATGAACCGAATTACCTCCTTAGTGAAGGAGCGCGGCGCGTTTGTATTACTTGTGCCTTCGTACCCGTGCTTCACGACGAGGACACTGTACTCGCCGGAGCGGTCGAAATCCAAAAGCTCCTCACCcagggaagagaaggcgtGACGATGCTCGTGGCAGAAGAGCGACCACTGAGGCTCCGTgaggccgccgacgccgtctGTGTCGTATCGGAGAACGAGAGCATGCAGCTCGGGGACAGAGAGACCGCACAAAGGGGTCACCTTCTCCACAATAGTATGCACTGGAATTACAAGGATTTCCTCTCGCGAGCTAGATGCAGAGAGGTCATCAGCGGTATCCGACATCACGCGGCTAGATGAGGCATTCGAGGGTGATGCAAACAAGTTACCAGTTGTTTCAGTAGCAGACGTCGAAAAGGACGATGAGGTTGTCGACAGCATGAGCGTGCGCTCCTCGAATTGGCCAGAGGGCACAACTTTACAAAACGCGTGGAAGAAGCGGGGAAGAGTCAAACGCGCTCTCTACCACCTCTAGAACAAGAGTCAAGATGCACGACAGAGCGGAAGAAAGGAGTAGGAATCCAAGCAAATAAAGTACAGAATGAAATTGGGCAAGCGTAAGAGTATGAGGACAGACACAACCGAAATATAGCGTTGAGGCGTACAGTTcaagaacgaaaaaaatACTCAGCACGCGATACCTGCGCTCGTCAAAATTAATGACTTGAATATGCAACGCGGGTGTGTGACCTGTGCGATCTAGCCGTACACCGCTGCGAGATTAATAAAACGAAGCACAACATACTCACATAcaggaaagggggagaggcagagggggaggaaagaggaTGCCGTGAAGTTAGCGGAGGTGATCAGTAGGGAGGATATGTAtcggcgcacgcgcaagTCGCGAAGTTGTGCGTCATCCTCAAGAAGTCATCGACCTGAAAAAAGGCGCCTCGGAAACGCTGCGATGCTTTGATGAAAAAAGCCTCGCAAAGTGGAAACTGCTGAAGCGAAAGACGGTGGCTGCAATGTTGCGCTGAGCTTTCAGAAAGCTGTACATAAAATCCAACGTTCTCAATGGAGGATGCCGGAGGGTccaagaaagaaaaagactGTCCGATTTCACGATACACCAACAGATGGTGCGCCGGAGCACACGTGAAGCGATGCGGACCTCTGCCTCAGTGTAGACGCTCGAGGCTATCCATGTAAGCGTCTAGTTCCGATTTCATGGCGCCATATTCACGCTTGTAGTCCCATGCATCCAATTCATACAGACGCAGCTTATCGGCTGTGGCAGCAAGCTCACGGCGTGTGGCAGTCAGTTCGCTTCTTGCTACTTTCAAGTCCTGCTGGGCACCGCGGTCCAACTCTAGCAGGTCAACATTCTCCAGCATGTTTTTCTTCCAGCAGGATTGCAGATTTTCAACGTAAGCTTTGATTTCCAGCAGCGATGGCATATGTGTCACACCAGGAGCAAACGGTTTCGTATTGTGTGTCGGTCGACTCTCGCGGCGAATCAAAATCTCTGGAGCACGCGCGCTGATCTTCCGCGTCAGCCAAGAAACCGCTCGTGCCGCATACTCCGGGTTCTCGGATGGCTGCTTTCCCGTCTCCCCAAGCATTGACACGACGCCACGCTCTATGGGCGGCAGCACTACAGGGCAGTACGGCTCGAACGGCGCAACAATGAGTTGCGTTGACGGGTCGTAAAATGTCTCAAGGAAGTTGATCTGCGGAATACGGGACATTAGCTCGCCGCAGAAGAGCGAAGCAAAGTAGAGTGTATACTCGTCGCTTTCACTAAACGGGAAAAAAGCATGCTCCCTTCGCTCCACGTGGATTGTTGCGATAGGCTCGCCAGGTCCGCCTTCAGGGAGGAGCTTGTGAACTGGAAATATCAGAACGGCGCTCTTTCTCCCAACTTCGTCGACGTTGCGGTTCAACGCAATGGAGCTGCCGAGAACCTCAGCGTCTGCGCTGCCAAGGCATCTATGATAAACCTGTGGGGGCGGAAAGGCCAACTTTCGCGACACGTTTGCGATCGAAAACATATCAACACCACGCTTCACAAAAATATGGCCGTGGGAACCACGAAGCAGACGCGTGGTCCCTTCCAGCAGGTTGTAAAGCGAGCAGCAAACCGATTGCGAGATCTCGGAAGATACGAACACCTTTGGATCTCCTATTTTTTTACATGTAGCAGAGACAGTGCGACACCCTCGTATTTGCTTCCGTGTCGCCGTCAAAGGTGTGAGAGACTTTGATAGCTGCAACTTGGAGGAGCCGTGTCTACTCCCGCCTCCAGTGCCCTCGATGCCGTCGGCGTTCCGTGAAAAAGATGACAGAACTGGGTCGGACTTTGATTGCTGATCGATACGAGACAATTCGCCTGCGGccacgcgcaggcgctgtaTAAGCGGCTCCAGCACATCTGCGCGCAAGCTTCCATTTGCTTCGAGCAGCCGATCAATTATATTTGCCACCAGGCAAATTTCCTCCTTGATATTCTCCATTCCACTGTATTTTTGTTTCTGCGCCGAGCTCGTCAGGAAGAGTGAATGCTCATGCTATGCAGCCACGGAGCAACGTTGAGAGTGGTTCTCTTCGCGGTGCTTggcacgcaaaaaaaaaataaaaacGCGAGATTTGAAGGAAGTCgacttttttgttgttggcaCGCGTCATGCACAGTGTCCCCTGATGGACAGCATCAGCAACATTTTTTCTGGTTTTTAGTGCTTGGAGTCATTGCCTCTTTGTTGACTTTCTTGCGAAGCGAAAAGAGCGTAACGATATTCATGTCAACCACTTGGTTTGAAGCCTGAATCAGTGCGCATCTGGTGTCTTCATAAATAGATAGGAGACACGGACAATCATCACCTCAGACAACCAATGCTACAGAGATCGGGAGTTGCTACTTCATGTAAAGCACAACAGCTTGACTACAACACACTCCGGCGGCTCGCGAGCATTTCTGACGACACGAAACTTCGCACATCAACGAGAACAGGAATCGGAATACACTGACTTCTTTGTTCAAATCCCTTGCAGCGTGAAGAAAAAGCCTCAAATCGCATTGCCGTGACAAAATGGTgatgcgcgctgcctccTGTCAACTGAACTCTCTACTTGTACTCCCATGGAGGAAAAGGCCAGTCATATAACGTGAGAACAAGAAAGGGGGAAAAGCCGCACTTACAGAACATAGGGCCAGCATATAAAGAGCACTCGCTGTGCTGAGCTGGTGCATGAGAAGATATATAAAGTGGTCGACGAAAAAACAAGAGAGCTTCATATCTTCAAGCCGCCAAGCAAAACATAGCAATGGAATCAAAACAGGGAAACACAATTAGCGATTTCGCACAAAACGACACAACAGCGCAACACCAAAGGCAACGAACGATTGGAAAAAGTTCTTCAGCCAAGCAGAGCAATATGATTTAGCACTTGAAAAATGGCGGCTTGAATTCGACCACGATAATAGTCATGTTGTCGGTACCAGCCTTCACCGAGTTCGATTGGGCAAGGCAGCGATCAAGAACCTGCTCACAGACAAGGCTAATATCTACTGCAACAGAGTGCCCGTTCTTGTCAATGTCACTGTTTTGGATCAGCGTTTTCACAAGGTCGCAGCATTCTTCATTGGACAGCACATCCCATATGCCATCGCATCCGATTACTATGAACTCATCGTCACTTCGTGACGGTGTTACCGTGATATCGGGACAGGCAGTGACGGCCTGATCCACCCAGCCCTTCGCAGCGCAAGATTTGAAGTCGACATCGCCCAAGGCCCGACTCACAGCCAGCGTCATGTTGACCCGACCGTTTTCTACATGGCACCCAGCAGCAACGATTctcgcctcctcggcagGGACCGAGGGCTTGTGGTCTACACTGAGGGGAACAACCTTGCCACCGCGATATAGCACGGCGCGGCTATCACCGGCGTTTGCGCAAACGATTTGCTGATCGGCCAAATAAACACAGTTTGCCGTGGTGCCGCTGGACACAAACTTCTTGCAAATTTGTTTGTCGATTTCTTGGAAAGAAACCTCAAACGCCTTCGCGACGTCATCTTTGTATATTGCAATATTCTTGAGCAACTCATCCAGCATGTGTGCCCTACAGTAGCGTGACGCCTCATCTGATTGATGGCCGTCAAAAACGCCGAAGAAAGCCTGGTCCCTGTTACCATTTAGATTCAACTGCGCTACATGAGCGTCCTCCATCGACTTTCTCCACCCCTGCATACTGCAGCACCCCACTCGCAGGTGTGACGTCTCGAACACAGTCGAGAATTTCTGAGTCTCTGGCTTCGCGAGCATATCACCCATTTTTTGATGTCGGCAAAGAGCGAGTACTGATTGTGTCAAGGTTGCGTGTCAGGTGGATATACAACaagtgacacacacacacacctataCTTGAAAGTGTGATCAGGACagtatatacatatacatatacatatgtatatatataaagGGGTGGTAGCAAAGAGAGCAGAAGCGAGACAGCAAGTAAGagaatatatatatatgtatatgtaaCATGGAAAGTACATTCGCGGGAATGGAAAGAAAGATACCGCACAGTACAGAACGGAGTGGTGGAAAATTCATGCTTTTTCATCAGTacagttttttttttacaaTCGAATCAAGCCGAAAGTCCGACTCGGGATAGCAACCGGCCAATCAGGGCTCACGACCCGACATTCACAGCGACAAAGTCCTCCACATTGCAGTAGCTACAGCAGCACTACCATGATAGAGGCGAAAGCAACAACAAACGAAAAGCAGCACACTGCCTACAAAATCCAGCATGTCTGTGTTGTGGAGCAACAAACCTGTACCACTCAACAAGCATACCGGTAAACAGCCTACAGGCAGGAACTTCGAGAAATTCAGTGAGAACACCGAAATAGAAGCAGTCGAAGAACCTTAATCAGCGCAACTttctgcgcagctgcttgcTCTTGTCGTTCTTGGGTTGTGCCTTCTTTGTGCGAAGCGGTCGTGAGCTGGGCACGATTGGTCGCAGGACAGGTACGTGTTTTAGCGACTTCTTGAGTTCCTCTTGCACCGACTCTCGGCGCCACTGCAGAGAGGGCGCTGCCTTCATCTCTGGAGGCAGTAAAACAATTCGTATTTTTGAGCCTCGAACAGTAACTCGCTCGTAAAACCCGAAAGTGGAATCTTTTGCCTGATGTCGAACTTCAACCAGCTCAATGTTTCCTCGTGAAATGTCGAAAGCTGCCAGTGTCCCTTTGTACACATCACCCTCGACGGTTTCGATCGTCACCCTCGAGTGCATGGCCTCAAAAACTAAAGAAGAAGGAATATCCTTCGTGGCGTTTGAAGTATCTGCCATTCTGGCAACAGTGACCAGGCGGATTTCCTGGCAGTCGAAAAGGTACAGAGAAAATTGTGGAGAAAAAAGTGTGCAGCGTACGAAGTGTGATAAAAACGGCGCCCGCTAGCATCTAGAAGACCGCATTTGTGAGGCGATCGACTTCACCCAAAGactgaaggagagagagagcggatACCTAAA
The window above is part of the Leishmania major strain Friedlin complete genome, chromosome 36 genome. Proteins encoded here:
- a CDS encoding putative DNAJ domain protein: MTQDEAPAASSSGKGNWEALKEQGNQAFKSNAFEEAIQHYSAAIEAHPDEPVLYSNRSAAYLKRGQYQEAAHDAEKAVAMDRAFVKAYSRLHSALCNLGLFDRASEALRAGLTAVSTSPKATPQDVKHLRELLNSAEQASKVVPRGRQLIETGCFAEASRALAGPYRDFPGSSTLAFLYAEAHVPSSPDEASRVLSPFAYTHGSDPYYLYLRALVLYYRGQEGFSSAQNILRETLQMDPDNTKARILLKRIRAVESHKDAGNAAFKNKNAKVAVDEYTRAVECDQTNARMNATLRSNRAAAKMNLNDYKGALLDCDYAISNGATSAKIYARRSRIQEQLENFDEAVRDMQQAAEEDNQFVAELRQLKARAKRAKRKDYYKILGLPQHESNQDAIKRAYKKACLQWHPDKWAHASEEEKSHAETQFKEVGEAFGVLSDPKKKRMYDSGQMDNDVEGANMPSGFGGGASQEDIVTVMNMMFGGGGFQAGGFPGAFGGAGNGRRRPRGGPGFF
- a CDS encoding putative mitochondrial carrier protein gives rise to the protein MLSTTSSSFSTSATETTGNLFASPSNASSSRVMSDTADDLSASSSREEILVIPVHTIVEKVTPLCGLSVPELHALVLRYDTDGVGGLTEPQWSLFCHEHRHAFSSLGEELLDFDRSGEYSVLVVKHGYEGTSNTNAPRSFTKEVIRFIESFAAGGIAGAVSKTVIAPGDRVKIIFQVEPTRHFSLREAVYLGVETVQKFGITGLWIGNGATMLRVVPYAAITYASFDFYHSKLRFMFSRSNPDGSPDEARAVTLRFISGSLAGATSTTCTYPLDLMRARFAARSSSGKRRFPSYSAAFKEATSRQGILSLYGGLFPTLVGIVPYAGCSFACFETLKHYIVKVSNLKSDKDIPTYQRLVAGGFAGLLAQSATYPLDIVRRRMQVTPRRYSSVIDALRTVYREEGIRQGLYKGLAMNWIKGPIATATSFTVNDLVKRRTRNYYETTVVYSSRHNIVTLPEAFLCGGVAAATAKFLSLPFDRLKILYQVDMTEKTSAKKGAQLLYQVVKQSPNMWTSGHVTMLRVVPYGALTYCFFDMFQLLAERLMYSHVATPYTNFAAGAAAASLGTTIVYPLDLLRTRVAVNAVPSFQSYFWLLRAMARRHGIGSLWKGCYLSMMGVGVLGGIGFALYDYLKERFGCHTFLQYMAAGATSGLAGSVITYPLNVMKRNRQAERVVYAQLGTSSVQSLLKSPKTVAFLYRKMPFSFTVSSLTFGISFAVNDWCRDVIAATRNDMLREMLFLPSFAVSKSMLSRGDTP
- a CDS encoding protein phosphatase 2C-like protein; translation: MGDMLAKPETQKFSTVFETSHLRVGCCSMQGWRKSMEDAHVAQLNLNGNRDQAFFGVFDGHQSDEASRYCRAHMLDELLKNIAIYKDDVAKAFEVSFQEIDKQICKKFVSSGTTANCVYLADQQIVCANAGDSRAVLYRGGKVVPLSVDHKPSVPAEEARIVAAGCHVENGRVNMTLAVSRALGDVDFKSCAAKGWVDQAVTACPDITVTPSRSDDEFIVIGCDGIWDVLSNEECCDLVKTLIQNSDIDKNGHSVAVDISLVCEQVLDRCLAQSNSVKAGTDNMTIIVVEFKPPFFKC
- a CDS encoding putative small nuclear ribonucleaoprotein, which encodes MADTSNATKDIPSSLVFEAMHSRVTIETVEGDVYKGTLAAFDISRGNIELVEVRHQAKDSTFGFYERVTVRGSKIRIVLLPPEMKAAPSLQWRRESVQEELKKSLKHVPVLRPIVPSSRPLRTKKAQPKNDKSKQLRRKLR